The DNA window GCTTGAAGAGGGGGCGTCGCCACTATCGCGCCCAAGAGTTAAATAGGGGCTGGGGCAAGACGCTCCGGAGAAGCACTGTTTCCCGGGTTCCCCTGCCAGACCATGACCCAGACCCTCAAGCTCGCTTCCAGAGTGTTCCATCGCGTCCGCTGCCCTCCTGAGCTGGGCGCCTCACTGGGCTCCAGAGGCTCGGAGTCAGCGCCCCGGGGCTTGGCGGACATCCCAGGCCCCTCCACGCCGGGCTTCCTTGCTGAACTTTTCTGCAAGGGGGGACTGTTACGGCTACACGAGCTTCAGGTAGAGGGCACCGTTCTCGGGACTGAAAGCTGGGGAGGTTGGCTTTAACAACACCCTAGTGCAGAACGTAGGAGGGAGGGCCAGTGAGAACAGATGCCCATGAATTATGGAAAAGACAAGTTGGGACTGGGGTCGGTGGTTCGCCAGGGGCGGAGTCTGTCCCAACACCCAGCAGAGGAGTGCGTTCAGAAAGCGCCTTCTCGCTGTGCAGAATTCTGGAGACTCGGTAGATCCAGGACAAGTGCGCGGGAGGCACGTTTGGCTTAGTGCGCTCCTGTACATTCAGTGGAGGCTTGTCCTGAGATGGACAGCCCACGTGAGGAACCTTTAGGGGTTTCTCCGCCCAGGTGACCAAAGAGAGATCCAGAATGTCAGCTTTGCACCAAGTCCTTCCTCCCcgcccgcgccccccccccccccgccagcccCCCGTTTTGCCAATCACACTCAAACTTCCTAGGGATGGGAAatgagggaaagaggaggaggggtttGCAGCATCAGAACCTTACACTGCTTGAGAGCAGAAGCTCCCTCTTTCTAACCCCAAACGACGCCCTTGGCGTTGGCACGAGCCGAGGTGGCAGTTGCCGTCCCGGGTCTCCAGTGTCCGCTGCTCCTGTACTCCCAGGTGCAGGGCGCCGCGCGCTTTGGGCCGGTGTGGTTGGCCAGCTTCGGGACGGTGCGCACTGTGTACGTGGCGACCCCTACACTCGTCGAGCAGCTGCTACGACAGGAGGGACCCTGGCCCGAACGCTGCAGCTTCTCACCCTGGGCGGAGCACCGTCGCCGCCGCCAGCGGGCTTGCGGACTGCTCACCGCGTGAGtcctctggctccaaagccccgACGCCCAGCTGCGTTCCTCTTTTGTGGCCGGTCTGGAGGCAGTCTGGGGATGTGGAGGGAGGTCGGTCGTTTCCCCCAACCTTCTGGCAAATCGAGGTTTCCACCCCAGTCTGTTTCGCCCAAGCTCAGGTAGAGCCCGGCTCTCGCCTCGCTTTCCgctctttttcttttgaagccAGAATCCTGGGAACTCACGGAAGGGGTTGAGGCACCAGGATCTAGATGTAAAGTAAGATTCTGTGACTCAGCTTACCCAGGAACCCAGGCCCCTCCGGGGCAGGAAATGAGTAACgaggagtgggggaggagggtggatgGAAAGCGGGTGCAGGCAGGGGCAGGTTTCTGTACCCCCAAGGGAACAGACGCAGTCTCCCTCCTGGCCACCCCAGCCCAACACGCTCCTTCTCAAGCGCTGCCAGCCCCGTCGGGCCGCCTCTACACACCACCGTCTGCCTTGATGCGCCCCTTCTCCGCACCCCCGCAGGGAAGGCGAAGAATGGCAGAGGCTCCGCAGCCTCCTGGCCCCGCTCCTTCTCCGGCCTCAGGCGGCCGCCCGCTATGCCGGGACCCTGCACGACGTGGTCGGTGACCTTGTGAGGCGACTGCGGCGCCAGCGGGGACTGGACGCTGGGCCGCCCGCCCTGGTTCGAGACGTGGCAGGAGAGTTTTACAAGTTTGGACTAGAAGGTGAGTCCCTAGACAGGGGCAAGTGTAGGAGGCACCCGGTCCAGGTCTCCCGGTGCCCTGACAGCGCCCCCTCCCGGCCAGGCATCGCTGCGGTGCTGCTGGGTTCCCGCCTCGGCTGCCTGGAGGCCGAAGTGCCGCCAGACACAGAGACCTTCATCCGCGCGGTGAGATCGGTGTTTGTGTCCACACTGTTGACCATGGCGATGCCCGGTTGGCTGCACCGTCTCGTGCCCGGACCCTGGGGCCGCCTCTGCCGAGACTGGGACCAGATGTTTGCATTTGGTAAAGCACAGAAATGAAGTAGGAGTGGGGGAGCATAGAGCTGTTCAGCGGTAGTGAGGCGTCCCTGTCCCCTGTGCCCGCAGCCCAGCAGCACGTGGAGCGGCGAGAGGCCGAAGTAGCCATGAGGAGCCAGGGAAAGTCTGAGGGGGACACGGGATTTGGGGCGCACCTGACCTACTTCCTGTTCCGGGAAGAGTTGCCTGCCCCGTCCATCCTAGGGAATGTGACAGAGCTGCTGCTAGCTGGAGTGGACACGGTGAGGTCCTCCCTCCATGTTGGGAGTCCCACTTCCGCAGCTTAACCTCCTCAATCTCAGGGGCCATTTTCCTGCTGCAGGGGATCCATTATGGTCCTCCAGGCCAGCTTGGCTTAGCACCTCCTGGGTTCCAGACTGCCTCAGATTCTGCCCCCTATGCTGGGTCCCTACTCTCAACCCCTCTGACGCTCTCACCTGTCCCCTCAGGTGTCCAACACGCTCTCCTGGGCTCTGTATGAACTCTCTCGTCACCCCGAAGTCCAGACGGCACTCCATTCTGAGATCACAGCTGCCCTGGGCCCCGGCTCCAGTGCCCACCCCTCAGCCACTGCTCTGTCGCAAATGCCCCTGCTGAAGGCTGTGATCAAGGAAGTGCTAAGGTGAGGTGGCAGAAGAGGAGAGCTAGAGAAGATgctggggaagggctggggaagCAGCTAGCggatgggagcagggagagagatCAGAGGAAAATGGTACTTTACGCCTGGCCAAGAATGGGTTTGGAAGTTGGGCGGGGTGGGCATGAGAGGGAGGCTATAGCCCCCAGCTTCATCTTGTTGTCTCCCTTTTGTGCCCTGCAATCCAGACTGTACCCTGTGGTACCTGGAAATTCCCGTGTCCCAGACAAAGACATTTGTGTGGGTGAATATATTATCCCCAAAAATGTGAGTAGAGCCTATGGGCCCCTTTTGCTAAGCCATCCCTCACTACCTTGGGACTGTTCCTGTTCTCAAATACTCCCAATAAGCCCTTCAAACCCTCTCCTTGGCCTCAATGCCTCTCTAGGATATAATGGGGCAGTAGAGAAAAGTAGCCCCAGAAAACTTCCATATCACAACCAACCAGAGCCTGCCTTCGTCCCAGTCCAGAGATCCTGTTCTCTACTTCCCTCCTGGCGTTCCTGGGCCCAGATTGACAAGTTTGTGTTCCTCCCTCACCAGACGCTGGTCACCCTGTGTCACTATGCCACTTCAAGGGATCCTGCCCAGTTCCCAGAGCCAAATTCTTTTCATCCAGCTCGCTGGCTAGGGGATGGCCCAGCCTCCCACCCATTTGCCTCTCTCCCCTTTGGCTTTGGCAAGCGCAGCTGCATGGGGAGACGCCTGGCAGAGCTTGAGCTGCAAATGGCTTTGGCCCAGGTGAGTGATCTAGATCTTCTACCTTCCCCAGACTGGAGCTCTAAAGCCATGAGCTCTTCTCCTGATAGGCATAGGAAAATATATAAGACTTGGGAGACCTAATCCTCTGAAATATGTCAATCCCATCATAGGCCTGGAGGGTGAGTGAGGGTATTTGGACTATCTTTTTCCCTACCACAATCTCTTACCATCATTAACTAAGACATCCCCTACCCGCCACAGGTGCCATTCCAACACTGACCATCCTAACACTAATAATGCCCATTGCCAATCAAGCCCACCATTGTAGACCCCTCCCATAGTGATAgccttcctcctccctttccagATCTTGATCCACTTTGAGGTGCAGCCTGAGCCAGGTGCTGCCCCAGTCAGACCCATGACCCGGACTGTCCTGGTACCTGAGAGAAGCATCAACCTACAGTTTGTGGACAGATAGTCCCGTGGAAGCACACTGTCATCATCACCGTTTCTCTCATCATAGGGGTTTATCAGGCACAAGACCAAGATATGTGTATTCCCCTGTGGCCTCTCTGACCAAACTGGTTAGAAAGACCATAGCAAAGTGCTTGCAGCAGGCCTGATCGAGGTGTGAAATATGCACTTGGCCTGACCCAGCaagccctgagaaaaccatggtCCATTTGCCTGCTAAGCCCTTCTGGTCAAATCATATGCATCCTTCAAGGGCCAACTCTGATTTTAACTAATCATGCTGGGTGGCCTGAGGAAGAATTCGACCACCGGCCTTTTGGGGCTTCACAGTATTCACTCTTGCTGCTGGCTAAGCACTTATCATGGCATGAGCTAAGTAATTGTGCATCTGGTCTGCACCTGGTTGATCCTCTCTCCTTGCATGTGAGCTCTTTGAGAGGAAGGATGAGGTCTTATTCTGTCTCTATACACCCTGCCAGGGCCTATCCCTGACTGGCTGACACCATATCGATTCTCAGATTGTATTTGGGCAATGTGGCAGAAGGGATAAGCAGCTTACCAGGCTCTGTCTACCCTGCTCCTTCCTCATCTTGCCCCTAGGAAGGTGAGTCTATCCTCACCtggtgtatgatttttaaaaaactctccttGGCTCTCTGGTCACTATTAGGTTTGGCTTGTCCCACCATTTAGGTCACAGGCAGAGATATCTTTGGACCTGTCCCTGCCCAAgccttccttttatatattgaagttcttaaatattcagtttttaaattaaaaaaaaaattgaatgttcCATCCTTGACTTTTGACTGACTTATTTTCCACTCTCATTTCCTATAAGACCTGGAGGCCAGACCATCATACAAATCCTCCACTTTGGTTTCTTAGGTCCTGGGAGTGACCCCATAACAGTGGGAGGTCTAGACACCTGGGAGAATGGTTTGCATCACAAACCCagacacatttcttttcttttcttaattaatgAAGATACTTTTAATAATTACGGCCATCACAGATTGAGGCAGTGATTTAAATTACAGAACTGTGGTCTAGGTAATTTagcaattttctttaattttttattatcttaacTTAATCTTAAAGACTAACCACAGAACTTACTATTCACTTGTCATTCTATATTtaattatctccaaaatatagagaAGATCATTGAGGAcaagattttataaaaatctgGGGGACTATCACAGGTACATGAAGAGaactaattattaaattattctttatGTTTGGTCAGTTTTGCCAGACACATTTCTATCTGTAGTGGGAACAGCCAAGTCTGGCTCCCTGTAAGAGATGAAGGGGATGGTGGTGAAAAGTAGCTTCGAGGGTTAGGCTGTTAAAAGGGTGGATAGGGACTTGCTGAGACGGCCAGAGACGGCTGACTCTTTGGTAGAAGAGTGCTTTTGGAACCTGGAGTGCCAGGACCAAAGGACACCCTAGCATGGACACTGTCCTCTCTGGAGAAGTTGCTCCAAGGCAATTTCCTTCAGAGAAAGACAGGGATACAGACAGagaagtgaagtcagacagagaggaTGAAAGCCAAGTGTGGAGGTGGCCAGGAGCCCTAGGGCACCAAGGCAGGAGAAGAGGGGTGGGCAGCAGGAGCCTCTGTTTCCCTGAGTCAGCATTATCTGGCCCCCCCAGAGGCTGGGCCCCGTTCTCCCCTTGTGATGTATATAGATTAACTGATCTTCCATCCAAATACATCTCTCAGCACATTCCCTGCAGCTCCTTCTGTAGCCTAGCTTACCCTCCCCGTGTCAGGACTTGttccccttcctcctgctccCCTCCATTCCAATTAgcagatggagacagagatttcaattcacacttccccctcctctcaCCACCTCAGCCCCTGCCCTAGACATGGCTCCCTGACTGCAGAAACTCCGTCAGCCACTGGCCTTCTGGGAGGTATCTATTTATGTAAGACCTACAGAGGGGCAGGGTATACCCAAGGCCCTGTGCAGAGACCAAGGTTTGTGTGCTCTTATTGCCCCTCCTCTCGGCTCCTTCTCTACTGGGTTCTCAGTCTCCACTCCCATTCCCTACCACTAAGCTCAGCTTGAACCTAAGTGACCTGATTTTTAGCAGTTTTGAGCTTGGAGGGGGAGTAACGCCCAGCTTCCTCTCAGACTCTTTCCCCTGGAATCACTGGGGAAGATTTTGCACACCCACACTCCTCATGGGAAAACAGGATGGCTCACTTGAGGAGGGCAGCAGTTCTTATGACCCCTCTCCTGGACAAGAATCTCTTAAAGgtggaaaaaggaaaggagagaggacccTACAGTTCGCTGTTCCCAACTTCCATACCGAGACCTCCAATGGTCCTGAAGGGGAGGGGAACATACTGTCTCACCGGGCCTCGTTTTAGGACGCAGGGTGGAAACAGAGgcggtgtgtttgtgtgtaagcGTGCCTATGCTCTTGGGCATGTCTGAGCCTCCATGTGCGGCCATTGTAGGGGACAGCCCAGGCTTGGCACAAGCCTCAACTGTGTCATAGCTACCTAAGCCCTGTCTGCCAGGATAAGAACTAAGAGTCACTTGGATTTACTGTCTCCCTTTTGGTCTCCACCAGCTATTCTGTGAAAGGCAAGTCAGTGAAGTCTGGCCCTTCTGTCTCCCCAGGTGGGGAATGTGGAAGGTTATCTCTCTGGGAAACGATTTCCCACTGGAAAAATGGGAGGCTCAGCCTCAGTCCTCTCTCCACTTTGATCCCCTCCAAGGTTGGAGGTGATGCACTTCAACACTTCCAGGAAATTCAAACCCAAGTACAGCTTTGGTTCCTATATTCCCAGGCGAGTCTGGGTGCCAGCACCGTGGACAGCGACCAAGACCCCTTTTGGAGAGGGATGGAGAAGACCATTTCCTGGGCAAGGATATGTGACCTTTAATAGAGAAGCACTGTCCCCAAAACATCTCCAGGGAGAAGGCAGAGCAGAATCTTCCCTGAGAGAAGGACCAATAATAGGAAAGGCCTCTGGATCTGACTTAAGCAATGTTatgaagtaattattttaattgctgATGGATAGTTCACGTAAAAGACATCATTCATATAATACACAGCCCCAAGGCCTCGAGAGAAAGGGACCAGGCTTTAGGCTGACAATTAACCAGTCCTTCCCAAACCTTTTCTCTATAAACAACAGCCCTCTATGCTGCTGCCTCCAAGCACATCTTCCAGTTATTATCACTAGCTGGGACACAGCAGGATCAGACCTGTGACCCTGAACTGCCATAGCAGTAGCTTAAACTGGGGTTGGAGACTCATAACTCTAGGAAATTCTGTCTTACTCCAAACGAGCCCAAATTCACTGCATACCACTTCTCTGGGTGAGCACATTACCTGGTAGGGATTACTAGAACCCACAAGATCCCCAGAACTAGAAGGATTGCTCCAGCCTTTCCCATTCCCCAGTGTTTAGGGGGGCTGGAGGAGCTCTCATTCTTACAAATAACCACTACCCTTCACATGTGCAGTGTCTATTTCCCCTCGTATTCTCCATATCTATTATAACATTTAACACAAATTTCCAAGGCTCTGTGCAACTCCAGATGAAAAACATTTTGGAATTTGTTAACCAGctattatttgaaataaatggaCCATCAACTCGTCTAGAGATCTTTTTATGCCATCACTGATTTTCTTTGCAATGGCATTCAACCTATCCCTCATTTATCCTCAGtccaaccctatgaggtagacaGGAAAACCACGGTGGAGAGATTTTGTTCTAAATCACACAACATGCAGGTGTCAGGTCCACCCCTTAGATACTTCTGAGCACTGCCACCTAGCAGCCAATGTGAATTATTCACCACCAAGTGGGAGTTACACCTCCAACTCAGAATCCACTGCTGCATTTGGGATTTGCAGCCTCTGCAGAGAAAACTGCCCACACCTCCCAACCCTCCAGAAAAGCCCCAGATGAGAAAGGAGTCTCCACGTGCATATAAATGATTCTTTATGCCCTCCCCCCATGCAATGGGGGGTGGAGCAGGGGGAAGTACCCCCACCCTCATGCAGGGAATGGGAGGTCAATGTATACTAGTCTTATTGCCAGCTGCCCTGTGGCCATGGGGTGGGGATTGGGGGGGGTCTACAGCCCCTTTCTTCTCACATTGGACCCCCTTCACCAAGTCACCATAGTGGAACTGGGGGGCTGGAGGCCCTAGGAGCTGAGGTAAGGACGGTTCTCTAGGGAAGAAAAGATGCTCTCCCCACTTGCCCATTGGCTGCCGCAGGATGAGTGTGGGGAGCTGTCACTGGGGGCTGGAATGTCATCCAGGCACCTCTACCCAGTGGGCAGTAGAGGCCAGACAATGTCTCCAGCTTGAGGCTGCCCACAGAGATCCTCAGTGGTGGGGCAGTGTGCCCCAAACACCTTGTCCAGGTGGTACCTCCAGCAGCCATGACAGCTTATCTCGGCTGATGCATTGTTTCAAGATCCCCACTCCTGGAGTTTAGTTCAGACTGTGGTGACCCTCATGACAACCTCGCGGCCGGAATGGGAACTGGAACGGGGATCTGGTGGCCGCAGCTGTCCAAGTAGGTGCAGGATTGTGTAACCACAGCGCTGAGGCAAGAGCGTCCGCATGCGCTGGGCGGCCAGGGGGCGGCTGGTGGCCCCAGTGGGGGGGCCCGTCCGTGAGGTCCTGGGGCCCGGCTTCCCTGCCGTCCCTCCCCCTGTATCTCCTCCTATGTCCTTGGTCTTGTCGTAATTCAGGACCTTCCACTGCTGGTTTACTGCCTGCCAGCGCTTGAAGATACGGTAGACAGAGGAGCCTTCATGGACGATGAGGCCTGAGCAAGAGGATGAGAAATCCAGGGTCAACTGCTGCCCAGACCTAGGCCAGAGGTACTTAAGCAAGCATTTCTCCAGGGGGAGGAGACAGGATTTGCAAAGGGCCTGGAGAAGCAGGTAAGGGAGATAGCCCTAAAGGCCCCCAATGGTAGAAAATGTGGCCATGAAACTGAGGGAATGGGCAGGGAAAATTAAGTGTGTGAGTTGGAGGAAGATGCTGagcaggtgagagagagagaggtatccTCACCTATGCAGACGACATCCATGAAGCCGTACATGCCGTAGCAGATCTGAAAAAGCAGATCTTGCCGTTGCCACTTGGCTGAAGGGCTGAGTGAGGACCAGATGAGCCAGGAGATGCTGGCAACAAGGAAGAGTGAGCCCAGAACTATGGCTGCAATCTGGACCTTCTCAATGACCGTCAGGGAGATGGCCTGCCACTGTGTGGGAGAAAAGGCTCCAAAAAgtcacagaaagagacagagggccAGCTTAGGGTGGCCCTGAATAGAAGGATGCACCAGGAGCCTTCCTGAAACGCTTCAGGCAGGATTAACAATCTGCTTCTCTGTGCCTTGATCACATCTAGAATGTGGCATCTCTCACACTGAGAccattttctgtcttattttggAAAGGCATGATCAGGCAGGTGCTCTCAAGCCAGACCATCTAGGTCTGAATTCCAAATCCTTACTCCGTTACTTACTGGCTGAGTAACATAACTATTAggattattatgaagattaaaggagttaatacaCACCAAGAACTTGACCCATAGAAAACTCTACATGTTTGCTaccagcagtagcagcagcactaccatcttttcctcttttgttatcCCAGGGCCTGGAACACAGGTGGCGCCCAATAAATGTCTTTGTGAGtaaatgaaggaagggaggattTACAGACAGATACTAAATTATGGCAATGGTAGGGAGGGTGACTTTGAAAGCAAGAGTAAATGGATAAATAGGCTCCTTGGAGGGTCCTTGATTCTAATTGCTGAAAGGCCCTTGCCCCAGTCTCAGAGTTCTCCCCTTGCACCTCACCTGCAAGGGATTCTTGGTGCTGATCGCCAGGACCTGGTACTTGAAGTAGCAGAGCTCACAGCTCCAGGAGCCCCGCTCGCTGATCCAGCGGATGAGGCAGGGCTGGTGCGTGCAGCGCACGGAGCCGTCGCAGCGGCAGGGGCTCAGGAGCTCCCCCTGGAGGAAGAGTGAGGAGGGTTCCTGTCAGCTATCGCCACccgaccccagtcctctccacTACAGGAGAGGAAAACCTCCTCTCCAGGTCAGTctcccaccttaaaaaaaaaaaaaaaaaaatcaggcttttCACCCAAAACAGGGCAAGAAGCTAAGGCTGcagcctaaaagaaaaaaattagagctCAAGGTAAACTTCCCTGGCCGAATAGAAGAGACATGGAAAGGGactggggggggggcgggggagggttgGCCGGTGAATACTGGGT is part of the Phocoena sinus isolate mPhoSin1 chromosome 10, mPhoSin1.pri, whole genome shotgun sequence genome and encodes:
- the LOC116760774 gene encoding 25-hydroxyvitamin D-1 alpha hydroxylase, mitochondrial; the protein is MTQTLKLASRVFHRVRCPPELGASLGSRGSESAPRGLADIPGPSTPGFLAELFCKGGLLRLHELQVQGAARFGPVWLASFGTVRTVYVATPTLVEQLLRQEGPWPERCSFSPWAEHRRRRQRACGLLTAEGEEWQRLRSLLAPLLLRPQAAARYAGTLHDVVGDLVRRLRRQRGLDAGPPALVRDVAGEFYKFGLEGIAAVLLGSRLGCLEAEVPPDTETFIRAVRSVFVSTLLTMAMPGWLHRLVPGPWGRLCRDWDQMFAFAQQHVERREAEVAMRSQGKSEGDTGFGAHLTYFLFREELPAPSILGNVTELLLAGVDTVSNTLSWALYELSRHPEVQTALHSEITAALGPGSSAHPSATALSQMPLLKAVIKEVLRLYPVVPGNSRVPDKDICVGEYIIPKNTLVTLCHYATSRDPAQFPEPNSFHPARWLGDGPASHPFASLPFGFGKRSCMGRRLAELELQMALAQILIHFEVQPEPGAAPVRPMTRTVLVPERSINLQFVDR
- the MARCHF9 gene encoding E3 ubiquitin-protein ligase MARCH9, producing MLKSRLRMFLNELKLLVLTGGGRPRAEPQPRGGGGGGCGWAPFAGCSTRDGDGDEEEYYGSQPRVRGLAGDKEPRAGPPPPPAPPPPPPGALDALSLSSSLDSGLRTPQCRICFQGPEQGELLSPCRCDGSVRCTHQPCLIRWISERGSWSCELCYFKYQVLAISTKNPLQWQAISLTVIEKVQIAAIVLGSLFLVASISWLIWSSLSPSAKWQRQDLLFQICYGMYGFMDVVCIGLIVHEGSSVYRIFKRWQAVNQQWKVLNYDKTKDIGGDTGGGTAGKPGPRTSRTGPPTGATSRPLAAQRMRTLLPQRCGYTILHLLGQLRPPDPRSSSHSGREVVMRVTTV